One part of the Eucalyptus grandis isolate ANBG69807.140 chromosome 10, ASM1654582v1, whole genome shotgun sequence genome encodes these proteins:
- the LOC104437054 gene encoding cytochrome P450 71A9: MGVQLIVALICALVIPLLAVFFIDTKKKTRAFRNLPPGPRKLPIIGNLHQLGSLPHRSLARLSKQYGQIMLLHLGSIPTLVISSEDVAREVFKDHDTAFSGRPIFYAGKKLAYNQSDITFSTYGESWKELKKLVTQELLNNKRVKSFESVRKDEVKLMLDAITSSPGPVNIGELSLLLSNNIVCRVAFGSKYQADGSSVKSKFHETIRGIQKILGGFCVADLFPYMAWFNRLNGFNAKVEKNFMELDKFYDEVIEQHQDPQRPKLDHEDLVDVLLRLQRDPNQMNALTREQFKGVLTNIFNAGTGTSATTILWAMAELVRNPAVMRKAQEEVREVAKGKLHVEETDLLGLTYLRSVIKETLRLHPPLPLLVPRATIEDCKIRGYTVPRGTTVFVNVQAIATDPKSWENPEEFRPGRFLNSSIDFTGQNYEYLPFGSGRRGCPGRNFGVVIVELALANLLHRFDWKLPKGMSVEDIDMEEAYGLSTHKRTPLCLIATPMTG; the protein is encoded by the exons ATGGGTGTTCAGCTTATTGTGGCCCTCATATGCGCTCTTGTGATACCGCTGTTAGCAGTCTTTTTTATTGACACGAAAAAGAAGACACGAGCATTTAGGAATCTCCCTCCCGGTCCTAGGAAGTTGCCGATCATTGGGAATTTGCACCAGCTTGGCTCCTTGCCTCACCGATCGCTCGCACGCCTCTCAAAACAGTATGGCCAGATCATGTTACTCCACCTTGGCTCTATTCCCACGTTAGTCATCTCATCCGAAGATGTCGCCAGAGAAGTATTCAAAGACCACGACACTGCTTTCTCCGGCAGACCCATCTTTTATGCGGGAAAGAAGTTAGCATACAATCAATCTGATATAACTTTCAGCACGTATGGCGAATCCTGGAAAGAACTCAAGAAATTAGTGACCCAAGAACTCCTGAACAATAAGAGAGTCAAGTCATTTGAATCTGTGAGGAAGGATGAGGTCAAGCTTATGCTCGATGCAATCACTTCTTCTCCAGGTCCTGTTAATATTGGTGAACTGTCACTTCTATTGAGTAACAACATCGTGTGCCGTGTGGCTTTCGGTAGCAAATATCAGGCTGATGGTAGCAGTGTAAAGAGCAAATTTCATGAGACAATCCGTGGAATACAGAAAATTTTAGGGGGCTTTTGTGTTGCAGATCTGTTCCCATATATGGCTTGGTTTAACAGGCTCAATGGCTTCAACGCAAAGGTTGAAAAGAATTTCATGGAGTTAGACAAGTTTTATGATGAAGTGATCGAGCAGCACCAAGACCCTCAGAGGCCTAAACTCGATCATGAAGATCTTGTTGATGTGTTGCTTCGGTTACAAAGGGATCCAAATCAAATGAATGCCCTCACTAGGGAACAATTTAAAGGAGTATTAACT AACATTTTCAATGCAGGAACAGGTACCTCTGCAACCACTATACTCTGGGCAATGGCAGAACTCGTCCGCAATCCAGCTGTGATGAGAAAAGCACAAGAAGAGGTTCGAGAAGTAGCAAAAGGAAAGTTACATGTCGAAGAGACTGACCTTCTAGGACTCACCTACCTAAGATCAGTCATCAAAGAGACATTAAGACTCCATCCGCCGCTTCCTCTTCTAGTTCCAAGAGCAACGATCGAGGATTGCAAGATAAGGGGATACACAGTTCCTAGAGGAACTACTGTATTCGTCAATGTGCAAGCAATCGCCACAGACCCAAAATCTTGGGAAAATCCAGAAGAGTTTAGGCCCGGGAGGTTCTTGAACAGCTCCATCGATTTCACCGGACAGAACTATGAGTATCTACCATTTGGTTCTGGCAGGCGGGGATGCCCTGGCAGAAACTTTGGTGTCGTGATAGTTGAGCTTGCATTGGCAAATCTCCTTCATCGGTTCGATTGGAAACTGCCTAAAGGGATGAGTGTTGAAGATATTGACATGGAAGAAGCTTATGGCCTTTCGACTCACAAGAGGACTCCTCTTTGCCTGATAGCAACCCCCATGACTGGTTGA